The following coding sequences lie in one Oceanicola sp. 502str15 genomic window:
- the dusA gene encoding tRNA dihydrouridine(20/20a) synthase DusA, giving the protein MTPSATTTTQAARLSVAPMMDWTDRHCRFFHRQLTRRTLLYTEMVTAPALVRGGAAHLLAFDAAEQPVAVQLGGSEPAELAEAARMAEAAGYAEVNLNIGCPSDRVKSGCFGAVLMKSPALVAECLSAMREAVAVPVTAKCRIGVDEQEPREVLPQFLEMVQKTGVSRVTVHARKAWLQGLSPKENREVPPLDYPLVHETKQAFAGLHLSINGGISRLDEAQGHLDAGMDGVMIGRSAYHDPGMLLQADAQIFHEAPSGRSRRDAVDAMRPYIDAHLIAGGKLAQVTRHMLGLFQGRPGARAWRRILSEDSHREGAGLEVLDRALSALPEASLAA; this is encoded by the coding sequence ATGACCCCGAGCGCCACCACAACCACCCAAGCCGCCCGCCTGTCGGTTGCCCCGATGATGGACTGGACCGACCGCCACTGCCGGTTCTTCCACCGCCAGCTCACGCGGCGAACCCTGCTCTATACCGAGATGGTCACGGCCCCGGCGCTGGTGCGGGGCGGGGCGGCGCATCTTCTGGCCTTCGACGCGGCAGAGCAACCTGTTGCGGTGCAGCTCGGCGGCTCCGAGCCCGCCGAACTGGCCGAGGCGGCGCGGATGGCCGAGGCGGCGGGCTACGCCGAGGTGAACCTCAACATCGGCTGCCCCTCGGACCGGGTGAAATCGGGCTGCTTCGGCGCGGTGCTGATGAAATCCCCCGCGCTGGTGGCCGAGTGCCTGTCGGCCATGCGCGAGGCGGTCGCGGTGCCGGTGACGGCCAAGTGCCGGATTGGGGTGGATGAGCAGGAGCCGCGCGAGGTTCTGCCGCAGTTCCTTGAAATGGTTCAGAAAACCGGGGTCAGCCGGGTCACGGTCCATGCCCGCAAGGCCTGGCTCCAGGGCCTCAGCCCCAAGGAAAACCGCGAGGTGCCGCCGCTCGACTATCCGCTGGTACACGAGACGAAGCAGGCCTTCGCGGGGCTGCACCTGTCGATCAACGGCGGGATTTCGCGTCTCGACGAGGCGCAGGGCCATCTCGACGCGGGGATGGATGGCGTCATGATCGGGCGCAGCGCCTATCACGATCCGGGCATGTTGCTTCAGGCCGATGCGCAGATCTTTCACGAGGCCCCGAGCGGGCGCAGCCGGCGCGATGCCGTGGACGCGATGCGCCCCTATATCGACGCGCACCTCATCGCGGGCGGCAAGCTGGCGCAGGTCACGCGTCACATGCTCGGGCTGTTCCAGGGCCGTCCCGGCGCCCGGGCCTGGCGTCGTATCCTCTCCGAGGACTCCCACCGCGAGGGCGCCGGTCTCGAAGTGCTCGACCGCGCCCTGTCGGCCCTGCCCGAAGCCAGCCTCGCCGCCTGA
- a CDS encoding PAAR domain-containing protein translates to MPKVTRLGDIGSGHGCHFPPSPAIGASPDVFAEGKAVVRKGDPYVPHACPTCPAPPHGRALSAGSGSVYVNGKPAGRIGDSISCGGAADAGASDVSFGD, encoded by the coding sequence ATGCCCAAGGTCACGCGCCTCGGTGATATCGGCTCAGGCCATGGCTGCCACTTTCCGCCCTCTCCGGCGATCGGGGCCTCTCCGGATGTCTTTGCCGAGGGCAAGGCGGTGGTGCGCAAGGGCGACCCCTACGTGCCCCATGCCTGCCCGACCTGCCCCGCACCGCCCCATGGCCGCGCGCTCTCGGCCGGATCGGGGAGTGTCTATGTCAACGGCAAGCCCGCCGGGCGGATTGGCGACTCGATCTCCTGCGGGGGCGCGGCCGATGCCGGGGCCTCCGATGTCTCCTTCGGAGACTGA
- a CDS encoding acetate/propionate family kinase, which yields MSAILTLNAGSSSIKFGLFDAESLVEEAGGQVERIGGEAELDLEIPGRPKVETRLPIANHHEAVTAILAAIAPYLDGRAVVGVGHRVVHGGPDHDAPLVLDEAAIARLARLEPLAPLHQPHNLAAVRAAREAFPGPVQVACFDTAFHRGHPFVQDTYGLPRRFYDMGVRRYGFHGLSYDYISGKLKEDWPALHAGRVVVAHLGNGASLCAMEAGKSIASTMGFSALSGLCMGTRPGQLDAGVLLWMLDDQKMSAAEITRVLYKESGLKGLSGETNDMRALLASQAEEAGQAVDYFVIRVAQEVASMAAALGGIDALVFTGGIGENAAPIRARVLEQLAFLGFALDAQANEAGGTRISSGLPALVLPTNEELVIARAVQAAL from the coding sequence ATGAGCGCCATTCTCACGCTGAACGCCGGGAGCAGCTCGATCAAGTTCGGGCTGTTCGATGCCGAAAGCCTCGTGGAAGAGGCGGGCGGACAGGTGGAGCGGATTGGCGGCGAGGCCGAGCTGGACCTCGAAATTCCGGGCCGCCCGAAGGTGGAAACCCGGCTGCCGATCGCCAATCACCACGAGGCGGTCACTGCCATCCTTGCCGCCATCGCGCCCTATCTCGATGGCCGCGCCGTGGTGGGGGTGGGCCACCGGGTGGTGCATGGCGGGCCGGACCATGACGCGCCGCTGGTGCTGGACGAGGCCGCCATCGCCCGGCTGGCAAGGCTCGAGCCGCTCGCCCCGCTGCACCAGCCCCATAACCTCGCCGCCGTGCGCGCCGCGCGCGAGGCCTTCCCCGGCCCGGTGCAGGTGGCCTGTTTCGACACCGCCTTTCACCGCGGCCACCCCTTCGTGCAAGACACCTACGGCCTGCCGCGCCGGTTTTATGACATGGGCGTCAGGCGTTACGGCTTTCACGGGCTGAGCTACGACTACATCTCCGGCAAGCTGAAGGAAGATTGGCCAGCCCTTCATGCGGGCCGGGTGGTGGTGGCACATCTGGGCAACGGCGCCTCGCTCTGCGCCATGGAGGCGGGCAAATCCATCGCCTCCACCATGGGCTTCTCGGCGCTGTCGGGGCTCTGCATGGGCACCCGTCCGGGCCAGCTCGATGCGGGCGTTCTGCTCTGGATGCTCGATGATCAGAAGATGAGCGCGGCGGAGATCACCCGCGTGCTCTACAAGGAAAGCGGCCTCAAGGGGCTGTCGGGAGAGACCAACGACATGCGCGCGCTGCTCGCCTCGCAAGCCGAAGAGGCGGGGCAGGCGGTGGATTACTTCGTCATCCGGGTCGCGCAGGAGGTGGCCTCGATGGCGGCGGCGCTCGGCGGGATCGACGCGCTGGTCTTCACCGGCGGCATCGGAGAAAACGCTGCGCCCATCCGCGCCCGCGTGCTGGAGCAACTGGCCTTTCTCGGCTTTGCGCTCGATGCGCAGGCCAATGAGGCGGGCGGAACGCGCATCTCCTCTGGCCTTCCGGCACTGGTGCTGCCCACCAACGAGGAGCTGGTGATTGCCCGCGCCGTGCAGGCCGCACTCTGA
- a CDS encoding bifunctional enoyl-CoA hydratase/phosphate acetyltransferase, whose protein sequence is MIQEFHNTPYDQLEVGMEAERTRLVLADDLYVFANSSGNLNPLHLPREDGDGDGTPEAVTPSMWLAAQISAVFGNQLPGPGTLYRSQNLEFVGRAHAGDEVVTKVVLVAKEADRVARFHTTVCRVSDGAVIVRGEATVFAPERAQSFRADDVPGLTVRRHKHFDALIDLAGPLPAIPTAVVAPEEANSLGGALLGADHTLITPILIGDPVKIMAAAEEIGRDISGFEIISEPDHAKAAKLGVALVHEGRAQAVMKGHLHTGQLLGAVFAREGGLRTGRQISHVFVMDVPGLEHLLLITDAAINIAPDLETKVDIVQNAIDLAHTLGIAEPKVGILSAVETVNPKIPSTIDAAVLSKMADRGQIKGGLVDGPLAMDNAIDIDAAQTKGIKGLVAGRAEILVAPNMEAGNMLAKELTFVAHAEAGGIVIGAAVPVILTSRADDDAARLASCAVAALYQSNRKP, encoded by the coding sequence ATGATTCAGGAATTTCACAACACGCCCTATGACCAGCTCGAGGTGGGCATGGAGGCCGAGCGCACCCGTCTGGTGCTGGCCGATGACCTCTATGTCTTTGCCAACTCCTCGGGCAACCTGAACCCGCTGCACCTGCCGCGCGAGGATGGCGACGGAGATGGCACGCCCGAGGCGGTGACGCCCTCGATGTGGCTGGCGGCGCAGATCTCGGCGGTCTTCGGCAACCAGCTGCCCGGGCCCGGCACGCTCTATCGCAGCCAGAACCTGGAGTTCGTGGGCCGTGCCCATGCGGGCGACGAGGTGGTGACGAAGGTGGTGCTGGTGGCCAAGGAGGCGGACCGGGTGGCGCGGTTTCACACCACCGTCTGCCGGGTTTCGGACGGGGCGGTGATCGTGCGCGGCGAGGCGACGGTTTTCGCGCCCGAGCGGGCCCAGAGCTTCCGGGCCGATGACGTGCCGGGCCTCACCGTGCGCCGTCACAAGCATTTCGATGCGCTGATCGACCTTGCCGGCCCGCTGCCCGCGATCCCCACCGCCGTGGTGGCGCCGGAGGAGGCGAACTCGCTGGGCGGGGCGCTTCTGGGCGCGGATCACACGCTGATCACCCCGATCCTCATCGGCGATCCGGTGAAGATCATGGCCGCCGCCGAGGAGATCGGGCGCGATATCTCGGGCTTCGAGATCATCTCGGAGCCGGACCATGCCAAGGCCGCCAAGCTGGGCGTGGCGCTGGTGCACGAGGGCCGGGCGCAGGCGGTGATGAAGGGGCATCTGCACACCGGCCAGCTTCTGGGCGCGGTCTTTGCCCGCGAGGGGGGCCTGCGCACCGGACGGCAGATCTCCCATGTCTTCGTGATGGACGTTCCGGGGCTGGAGCATCTGCTGCTGATCACCGATGCGGCGATCAACATCGCGCCCGACCTCGAAACCAAGGTGGATATCGTCCAGAACGCCATCGACCTTGCCCACACCCTCGGCATCGCCGAGCCGAAGGTGGGCATCCTCTCGGCGGTCGAAACCGTGAACCCCAAGATCCCCTCCACCATCGACGCCGCCGTGCTCTCCAAGATGGCGGACCGCGGCCAGATCAAGGGCGGGCTGGTCGACGGGCCGCTGGCGATGGACAACGCGATTGATATCGACGCGGCCCAGACCAAGGGCATCAAGGGGCTGGTGGCGGGCCGCGCCGAAATCCTCGTGGCGCCCAACATGGAGGCGGGCAACATGCTGGCCAAGGAGCTGACCTTCGTGGCCCATGCCGAGGCCGGGGGCATCGTGATCGGCGCCGCCGTGCCGGTGATCCTGACCTCCCGCGCCGATGACGACGCTGCGCGCCTCGCCTCCTGCGCCGTCGCCGCGCTCTACCAGAGCAACCGCAAGCCATGA